One genomic window of Haloferax mediterranei ATCC 33500 includes the following:
- a CDS encoding SHOCT domain-containing protein: MTTTTNSTRLVGIVLLALAALFVLPVLFGMSGAFGATPMGWGGGWMHDTWMHGGTGGGVPWWMWGMGLLGQLLVLAVLIGGGVLLFRAVSNDGHDDALSELRSAYARGDIDDEEFERRRARLERN, translated from the coding sequence ATGACGACTACGACCAACTCGACACGACTCGTGGGTATCGTACTACTCGCGTTAGCCGCGCTGTTCGTGCTTCCTGTTCTCTTCGGGATGTCCGGAGCCTTCGGTGCGACGCCGATGGGCTGGGGCGGCGGCTGGATGCACGACACGTGGATGCACGGTGGAACCGGCGGCGGCGTCCCGTGGTGGATGTGGGGAATGGGCCTCCTCGGACAACTGCTCGTCCTCGCAGTCCTCATTGGCGGCGGTGTCCTGCTCTTTCGGGCCGTGAGCAACGACGGGCACGACGACGCCCTGAGCGAACTCCGGAGCGCCTACGCCCGCGGCGACATCGACGACGAAGAGTTCGAGCGGCGGCGAGCGCGCCTCGAACGCAACTGA
- a CDS encoding digeranylgeranylglycerophospholipid reductase, translating to MTDTYDVIIAGAGPAGGQAARDLAARGYDVCVLETESEEEFPSRSNKSTAGTFPSTMASFNIPDEVVMNFTDDVVLESPNHHFERHQPGAVLEFADFKNWLVDESRADGAEYRFDARVSKPVMEDGEIVGVRYNGDEEVYGDIIIDATGPSAPLAKALDVCVLEREKQAIGIEYEFEGLDLDPAGYADLTDTMMLRLDHNIAPGGYSWIFHTGEDTAKVGVCYLQNEAHRQNAQSGYTVDDYLQYWVDTDPRFENASRIEGKQHRGSAHVQLPKRMSTDNFMAIGDTVPTVDPLWGEGIDKCMRSGRVAAATADRVLTHSERDTSASELAIYDQLWHERVAPKGKNRLFMTEMLYRASNERYDTLLEDLHRVPQKRLNAVNDGNPLAMFQMLKFEDLSILASTAKDWFSN from the coding sequence ATGACTGACACATACGACGTGATTATCGCTGGTGCGGGCCCCGCAGGTGGTCAAGCAGCACGAGACCTCGCGGCTCGCGGCTACGACGTTTGCGTCCTCGAAACCGAATCCGAAGAAGAGTTCCCCTCTCGGAGTAACAAATCGACCGCCGGGACGTTCCCGTCGACGATGGCTTCGTTCAATATTCCGGACGAAGTCGTGATGAACTTCACCGACGATGTCGTCTTGGAGTCTCCGAACCACCACTTCGAGCGACACCAACCCGGTGCCGTCCTCGAGTTCGCCGACTTCAAGAACTGGCTGGTCGACGAATCCCGGGCCGACGGTGCGGAGTACCGTTTTGACGCTCGCGTCTCCAAACCCGTGATGGAAGACGGCGAAATCGTCGGCGTCCGCTACAACGGCGACGAGGAGGTTTACGGCGACATCATCATCGACGCCACCGGCCCGAGCGCCCCGCTTGCGAAGGCACTCGACGTTTGTGTCCTCGAACGGGAAAAACAGGCCATCGGTATCGAGTACGAGTTCGAAGGCCTCGACTTGGACCCCGCGGGGTACGCCGACCTCACGGACACGATGATGCTCCGTCTCGACCACAACATCGCCCCGGGCGGTTACTCGTGGATTTTCCACACCGGCGAAGACACTGCGAAAGTCGGCGTCTGTTACCTCCAAAACGAGGCACATCGACAGAACGCCCAATCAGGGTACACCGTCGACGATTACCTCCAGTACTGGGTTGACACTGACCCCCGATTCGAGAACGCATCGCGCATCGAGGGCAAACAGCACCGCGGTTCCGCACACGTCCAACTTCCCAAACGGATGAGCACGGACAACTTCATGGCCATCGGTGACACGGTCCCGACCGTGGACCCACTTTGGGGCGAGGGCATCGACAAGTGCATGCGCTCCGGCCGCGTGGCCGCCGCGACCGCAGACCGGGTTCTCACCCACAGCGAGCGCGACACCTCCGCGTCCGAACTCGCTATCTACGACCAACTCTGGCACGAGCGCGTCGCGCCCAAGGGCAAAAACCGGTTGTTCATGACGGAGATGCTCTATCGCGCGTCCAACGAGCGCTACGATACGCTGTTAGAGGACCTCCACCGGGTTCCCCAGAAGCGGTTGAACGCCGTGAACGACGGGAACCCCCTCGCGATGTTCCAGATGCTGAAGTTCGAAGACCTCTCTATCCTCGCCTCGACGGCGAAAGACTGGTTCTCGAACTAA
- a CDS encoding TIGR00296 family protein, with the protein MSEAQTVHLTYEDGARAVELARESVESYVLHGQREQPGSMRDAFYARTGAFVRIKSTRGRGRLRGCAGAYRGKDQLGHAIVDAAIKAASGDSCQTEIEAPELPNLNISVCIVNEYTLTNDPLSDIELGKHGVAIDADGCHGWMYPTLPIELGWSKEQFLTNACRKAGLSPLAWQDDDTMITLFEGQVFREREDGGSVEAL; encoded by the coding sequence ATGTCCGAGGCGCAGACCGTACACCTCACCTACGAGGATGGGGCGCGGGCGGTCGAACTAGCGCGGGAATCCGTCGAATCGTACGTTCTTCACGGGCAGAGAGAACAACCGGGCAGTATGCGGGACGCATTCTACGCACGAACCGGGGCGTTCGTGCGCATCAAGTCGACACGTGGGCGCGGTCGGCTTCGTGGATGTGCAGGGGCATACCGTGGCAAAGACCAACTTGGTCATGCCATCGTCGACGCGGCCATCAAGGCCGCATCCGGCGACTCGTGTCAAACCGAAATCGAAGCACCTGAACTGCCGAACCTGAATATCTCTGTTTGTATTGTCAACGAATACACCCTGACGAACGACCCCCTTTCTGACATCGAACTCGGAAAACACGGGGTCGCTATCGACGCCGACGGGTGCCATGGCTGGATGTACCCCACGCTTCCAATCGAACTCGGTTGGTCGAAAGAACAGTTCCTCACGAACGCTTGCCGAAAGGCCGGCCTGTCGCCGTTGGCGTGGCAGGACGACGACACCATGATTACGCTCTTTGAGGGGCAAGTCTTCCGCGAGCGCGAAGACGGTGGGAGCGTCGAGGCGCTGTAA
- a CDS encoding MBL fold metallo-hydrolase, which translates to MQLQFLGGAGEVGRSAILVNDSLLLDYGMMTGNPPQFPAGSPDPDAVVVSHGHLDHVGTVPSLLSGDEWPAVHWTPPTYELALTLARDTLKLHGGTYDCPFTETHIRRMTQQSEPHDYGETFEAAGHEVTFYNAGHIPGSAHVLVDDGDTRLLYTADFHTDNQRLVSGTTDRPDADVVICESTYSDVEHEDRAAVEKRFVESVQTTIWQGGTVVVPAFAIGRTQEILLVLDAHDIDCYVDGMGTRVLKMLRNYPDYVRDSTALKRAKSNARIVSGRDGQRRRIARQNSVIVTTSGMLSGGPAMTYIPEIRQDPTNKICLTGYQVEGTPGRELVERGRCELNGGVVPVAARAEMYDFSAHADKHGLREFLADYEDTPVLVNHGDRCAAFAEELQEDGYEATAPEVGTVVER; encoded by the coding sequence ATGCAACTCCAGTTCCTCGGCGGGGCCGGGGAAGTCGGGCGCAGTGCGATTCTCGTCAACGACTCGCTGCTTCTCGATTACGGGATGATGACCGGGAATCCGCCGCAGTTCCCCGCGGGGTCGCCTGACCCCGACGCCGTCGTCGTCTCGCACGGCCACCTCGACCACGTCGGGACGGTCCCCTCGCTGCTCTCCGGTGACGAGTGGCCGGCAGTCCACTGGACGCCGCCAACGTACGAACTCGCGCTCACGCTCGCGCGCGACACCCTGAAATTACACGGCGGCACGTACGACTGCCCGTTCACCGAGACGCACATTCGCCGGATGACGCAGCAGTCGGAGCCACACGACTACGGCGAGACGTTCGAGGCCGCCGGCCACGAGGTCACCTTCTACAACGCGGGCCACATCCCCGGGAGCGCTCACGTCCTCGTCGACGACGGCGACACGCGACTGCTCTATACGGCCGATTTCCACACCGACAATCAGCGTCTCGTGTCCGGAACCACCGACCGCCCCGACGCCGACGTGGTCATCTGTGAATCTACCTACTCCGACGTGGAACATGAAGACCGCGCAGCGGTCGAAAAACGGTTCGTCGAATCCGTTCAGACGACCATCTGGCAGGGCGGAACCGTCGTCGTTCCCGCGTTCGCTATCGGCCGAACGCAGGAGATTCTGCTGGTCCTCGACGCCCACGACATCGACTGCTACGTCGATGGAATGGGTACGCGAGTCCTGAAGATGCTCCGAAACTACCCCGACTACGTCCGCGACTCGACGGCGCTCAAGCGGGCGAAGTCGAACGCGCGAATCGTCTCCGGGCGCGACGGTCAACGACGCCGTATCGCGCGTCAGAACTCGGTCATCGTCACCACGAGCGGGATGCTCTCGGGCGGGCCGGCCATGACTTACATCCCCGAAATTCGGCAGGACCCGACGAACAAAATCTGTCTCACCGGCTATCAGGTCGAGGGGACGCCGGGGCGCGAACTGGTCGAACGCGGTCGATGCGAACTCAACGGCGGCGTCGTCCCGGTCGCCGCACGCGCCGAGATGTACGACTTCTCCGCGCACGCGGACAAACACGGACTCCGCGAGTTCCTCGCCGACTACGAGGATACCCCCGTTCTCGTCAATCACGGCGACCGCTGTGCGGCTTTTGCCGAGGAACTGCAGGAAGACGGCTACGAAGCGACGGCTCCCGAAGTCGGAACCGTCGTCGAACGATAG